The sequence GCTGGTCCTCAACACGATCAGCACCGGCGCGATGATCCGGCTCGGCAAGACCTGGGGCAACCTGATGGTCGATCTGCGCGCCACCAACATGAAGCTGCAGGACCGGAGCGAGAGGATCCTGATGGAGGTGCTCGACCTCTCACGCGCCGAAGCGGCAGAGCTGCTGGCCTGCGCAGGTGGCAGCGTGAAGACGGCGATCGCCATGTACTGGACCGATTCGTCTGCGGAGGAGGCGCGGGAGAGGCTTCGACAGGCCGATGGCCGTCTCGCCCGCATTGTCGAGGAGGCCCGTGCCAACGGAGATTGAGGAGGCCCGCGAGCTTCCCACGCGGCCGGATTCCGTGGCGGAGTGGGAAGACCTTCTCGTGCGACTCGAGATCGCCCCGCGCGCGGTCCGGGTCACGCTGGAGGAGGTAGAGGATAGGACCTCGGCGGCCCGAGCACTGCGGAGTGCGACCTACCGTGAAGCCGAGGTGGGACGACTTCTCGAGGTTGCGGCCGATCTACCGCGGTCGGTCGGGAGGGAGGCAGGGGTGCTTGCGGAGGATGGCCTCTCCGATCTGTCCATCCGCTTTGCCTCCCTGCGAGCGCGGACCTTCGCGATGGTGCAGCGGCGGGGGCTGGAGGTCTGGGAGTGGCGGGCGCCGCTGCCGAGCGGCTTCCCGGTCACGGTCCATCAGCTGCTGCTCTGGCTGGCAAAACAGGACGCGGCGCTGTTGGCGGAGCTGCGCAGGGTGCGGCGGAGCGGGTGGGGCGGATGCTGATTATCGGCCTGATGTCGGGAACCTCTCTCGATGGAGTGACCGCCGCGCTGGTGCAGCTCCAGGGAGAGGAGGTGGTGGCGCTGGAGTGGCGGATGATGGGGTGGTGCACGGTACCCTACAGCGACGAACGGCGGAAGATGATCCACGACGCGATCGTCGCGGGAAGCGCCGCCACTCTCTGCGGCCTTCATACGTTATTGGGGGAGTGGCTGGCCGAGGCGGCGATACGGGTCTGTGAGGAAACGGGGGTTGCGCTATCGCAGGTGGACCTGATCGGCTCGCACGGGCAGACCATCTGGCACGACCCCCCGCGGGAGGGCCGGCGCGGCTCGACGCTGCAGCTCGGGGATCCGGCCACCATCGCCGAGCGGACAGGGTGTCCGGTGGTCGCCGACTTCCGCTCACGTGACATGGCCGCCGGCGGACACGGGGCCCCGCTGGTCCCCTGGGTGGACCAGGTGCTCTTCGCCCTTCCCGATGCCGCTCGCGCACTGCAGAATCTAGGAGGGATCGGCAATGTGAGCTGGGTCCCTCCTCGAGGTTCTTCGGAGCCGGTCTTCGCCTTCGACACGGGCCCCGCCAACGCCCTCATCGATGCCGCCGTACACCTGGCCACGGACGGGCGATTGGCCTACGATCAGGATGGTCAGCTTGCGGCGAAGGGCGTGGTGGACGAGAGGTTGCTCGGCGAGCTCCTGCGGCACCCCTTCTTCGCGCTCGAGCCGCCGCGCTCCACCGGTCGAGAGACCTTCGGTCTGCCCTTCGTGCAACGGCTCGTGGAGGCGACGGCTCCCGAAGGTGACCAGGACTGGCTGGATCTCCTTGCCACCCTGACGGAGCTTACGGCTCGCTCCATCGCCGACGCTTACCGGCGGTGGGTGCTGCCCCGGGGCATTCGAGAGGTGGTGGTGACGGGGGGAGGAGCCCACAACCGGACTTTGATGGGACGCTTGCGGGAGCTGCTCGCTCCTGTGCCGGTGCTCGGTGGAGAGGCGCTGGGAGTGGATCCCGAAGCCAAGGAGGCGCTGGCGTTCGCGGTGCTCGCCTGGGCACACGTGCATGGCGTGCCGGCAAATGCGCCTGCCGCGACGGGAGCTGAGGGACCGCGTGTCCTCGGGAGCTTCACGCCCGGGGCAGCCGACCGACCCAGGAGGTGAATGTTGGCCACAGCGAATTCCGGGGCTCGCGCCGTGCTCCTTCGGCGGTGGTGGCTCGTCGCCGCGGCCGTCGCGACGCTGCCGGCGTGCGCCGGCGGCCACCGACCTCCACAGCAGCCCGCGCCGGTACAGTTCTTCAGCGAAGTGCGGGACATGCTGGCGATCGGGGAGCCCTCGCCGGAGTACTATCGAGCCCGAGCCCGGCTCGACGAGATGGGTCCCGAGGTGGACGCGGTGCTGGTGGCGATCGCCCGGGACACGGAGAATCGACCGGTGGCGCGCTCCAACGCCCTCATGATGCTGGCCGAGCGTCGTTCCCCGGCCGCCATTCCGGTGCTGCGAGAGACGCTGCTCGGCGACGAGTCCCCCGCCCAGCGTGCGGCAGCCGTGCTGGCGCTGCAGCGTATGGCACCGGATACGCCCGAGGCCGTCAACCTCATCCGTACGGCCGTGGGAGATCGCTCGCGGACCG is a genomic window of Longimicrobiaceae bacterium containing:
- a CDS encoding anhydro-N-acetylmuramic acid kinase, translated to MLIIGLMSGTSLDGVTAALVQLQGEEVVALEWRMMGWCTVPYSDERRKMIHDAIVAGSAATLCGLHTLLGEWLAEAAIRVCEETGVALSQVDLIGSHGQTIWHDPPREGRRGSTLQLGDPATIAERTGCPVVADFRSRDMAAGGHGAPLVPWVDQVLFALPDAARALQNLGGIGNVSWVPPRGSSEPVFAFDTGPANALIDAAVHLATDGRLAYDQDGQLAAKGVVDERLLGELLRHPFFALEPPRSTGRETFGLPFVQRLVEATAPEGDQDWLDLLATLTELTARSIADAYRRWVLPRGIREVVVTGGGAHNRTLMGRLRELLAPVPVLGGEALGVDPEAKEALAFAVLAWAHVHGVPANAPAATGAEGPRVLGSFTPGAADRPRR